In Bacteroidia bacterium, a genomic segment contains:
- a CDS encoding T9SS type A sorting domain-containing protein, whose translation MKTLLILLFGCLTGYLTYAQIVVDRQVIGSSGNYSTAGNLLISSNVGESATITATTGSFSFTQGFEQPDNGGSVGIADDLRVLVDYSFFPNPTDEVLYIEMNTTSPVKIFMEVYDATGRLTPVRIEPVWVNGPINTQADLSMLADGFYQLLLKNASGQPLHSAKIRKVH comes from the coding sequence ATGAAAACATTGCTAATCCTCTTGTTTGGTTGTTTGACAGGGTATTTAACCTATGCACAAATTGTGGTCGATCGTCAGGTCATCGGCAGCTCCGGCAATTATAGCACTGCCGGGAATCTGCTGATTTCCTCTAATGTAGGAGAATCTGCTACAATCACAGCAACTACGGGTTCTTTTTCCTTTACTCAGGGCTTTGAGCAACCTGACAATGGCGGCAGTGTGGGAATCGCAGACGATCTTCGGGTATTGGTTGATTACTCATTTTTTCCAAACCCTACGGATGAGGTGCTATATATAGAGATGAATACAACGAGTCCTGTGAAAATTTTTATGGAGGTGTATGATGCTACAGGCAGACTTACCCCGGTCAGGATTGAACCTGTGTGGGTAAATGGCCCTATAAATACACAGGCTGATCTCTCTATGTTGGCTGATGGTTTTTATCAGCTACTCCTGAAAAATGCATCCGGGCAACCTTTGCATTCTGCGAAAATTCGCAAAGTCCATTAA